The Chryseobacterium suipulveris genome window below encodes:
- the paaZ gene encoding phenylacetic acid degradation bifunctional protein PaaZ — MKLKNYIAGQWQEGTGEGIKLFNAVNGELVAISDTDGINFEEALHYGRTVGYRNLSSMTFYDRGEMLKNIALYLLERKKKYYELSYKTGATHVDSWVDIEGGFGTFFTYSGLAKRMLPNTPFWVDGDVQKISANGTHLGTHILTPSEGVSVQINAYNFPVWGMMEKLSTSLLAGVPSIVKPATPGSYLTNAVFQDMIESGLLPEGALQLVCGEPGNILDYVQDGDSVLFTGSANTGRKLKSLPSISQNAVRFNKEADSLNASILGLDAKPGTPEFDLFIKEVRNEMTTKAGQKCTAIRRIIVPENLIGEVQNALSKVLDQTKIGNPLNRETRMGSIVGKKELEVLQGKINQLKAETELIYDGQHELVDADFESGAFISPKVFLNDKPFEKNISHEVEAFGPVSTLMPYKYAEEAAALAKRGKGSLVGSIISHDEKFVAETSWKMASTHGRIFVLNRDNAKESTGHGSPLPTLMHGGPGRAGGGEEMGGLNGLHFFLQKTAIQGSPDVLTAITKIYTQGAEKKYSDKHPFHKYFEEVEVGDSLETAGRTVTEADIVNFSNVSWDHFYAHTDATSLNGTIFDKPVAHGYFILSAAAGLFVSGKKGPVIANYGLENASFFKPVYAGDTITVYLTAKEKINRGVKGRNIPSGVVKWLVEVVNQREEVVCVATILTLVAKKSPFIELNKTKIQKMLNGLTANTKPEFGIMTPQNMLEHLEDFMHFAIGKTEAPFREQSEEQLEKLHDWLYKNKPISRGLKYEELPENENAPLRYKNLDEAKQKFMETLTEFLIYYRENPKAEHAHPLFHTINKEMWELFHRKHFTYHFEQFNLI, encoded by the coding sequence ATGAAACTAAAAAACTATATCGCCGGACAATGGCAGGAAGGAACAGGAGAAGGAATTAAACTTTTCAATGCCGTTAACGGTGAACTCGTCGCTATTTCCGATACCGACGGAATTAATTTTGAAGAAGCACTGCATTACGGAAGAACGGTTGGTTACAGAAACTTGTCTTCTATGACTTTCTACGACCGTGGCGAAATGCTGAAAAATATCGCATTATATCTTCTCGAGAGAAAGAAAAAATACTACGAACTTTCCTATAAAACCGGTGCAACGCATGTTGATTCTTGGGTGGATATTGAAGGCGGTTTCGGGACATTTTTTACCTATTCCGGTTTGGCGAAAAGAATGTTGCCCAATACACCGTTTTGGGTGGATGGCGATGTTCAGAAAATTTCGGCCAACGGAACACATCTCGGAACGCACATTTTAACGCCGAGTGAAGGTGTTTCCGTTCAGATTAATGCCTACAATTTTCCGGTTTGGGGAATGATGGAAAAACTTTCGACCTCATTGTTGGCGGGAGTTCCAAGTATTGTAAAACCTGCAACACCCGGTTCTTACCTTACCAATGCCGTTTTCCAGGATATGATTGAAAGTGGATTGCTTCCGGAAGGCGCACTTCAGTTGGTTTGCGGTGAGCCGGGGAATATTCTGGATTATGTTCAGGATGGTGATTCCGTTTTGTTTACCGGTTCTGCGAATACAGGGAGAAAACTGAAATCCCTGCCTTCGATTTCTCAGAATGCCGTTCGTTTCAACAAGGAAGCCGATTCTTTGAACGCCTCGATTTTGGGACTTGATGCTAAACCCGGAACGCCGGAATTTGATTTGTTCATCAAGGAAGTTCGCAACGAAATGACCACGAAAGCCGGACAAAAGTGCACCGCAATCCGCAGAATTATCGTTCCTGAAAATTTGATTGGCGAGGTTCAGAACGCGCTTTCAAAAGTATTGGATCAAACCAAAATCGGGAATCCTTTGAACCGTGAAACGAGAATGGGAAGTATCGTCGGGAAGAAAGAACTCGAAGTTTTACAGGGAAAAATCAATCAGTTGAAAGCCGAAACCGAACTTATATACGACGGACAGCACGAATTGGTAGATGCTGATTTTGAAAGTGGAGCATTCATTTCGCCAAAAGTCTTTTTGAACGATAAACCGTTTGAAAAAAATATTTCTCACGAAGTGGAAGCGTTCGGGCCGGTTTCTACCTTGATGCCGTATAAATATGCAGAAGAAGCTGCTGCATTGGCAAAAAGAGGAAAAGGTAGTTTGGTGGGTTCTATTATTTCCCACGACGAAAAATTTGTAGCCGAAACTTCCTGGAAAATGGCTTCCACACACGGAAGAATTTTCGTTTTGAACCGCGATAACGCAAAAGAATCTACCGGTCACGGTTCACCGTTGCCAACTTTAATGCACGGCGGTCCCGGAAGAGCGGGAGGTGGCGAAGAAATGGGCGGTTTGAACGGGCTTCATTTCTTTTTACAGAAAACGGCAATCCAAGGTTCGCCCGATGTTTTGACGGCGATTACCAAAATCTACACTCAAGGTGCAGAGAAAAAATACAGCGATAAACATCCGTTCCACAAATATTTTGAAGAAGTGGAAGTCGGCGATTCGCTCGAAACGGCTGGAAGAACCGTCACAGAAGCAGATATCGTGAATTTCTCCAATGTTTCCTGGGACCATTTCTATGCACACACCGATGCAACTTCCCTGAACGGAACCATTTTCGACAAGCCTGTTGCTCACGGATATTTTATTCTTTCAGCGGCGGCGGGATTATTTGTTTCTGGAAAAAAAGGCCCGGTTATCGCAAATTACGGTCTCGAAAATGCAAGTTTCTTCAAACCCGTTTATGCCGGCGACACGATTACGGTTTATTTGACGGCGAAAGAAAAAATCAACCGTGGCGTGAAGGGCAGAAATATTCCTTCGGGCGTGGTAAAATGGTTGGTCGAGGTTGTGAATCAGCGTGAAGAAGTGGTTTGCGTGGCAACGATTTTAACTTTGGTAGCGAAAAAATCGCCATTTATCGAACTCAACAAAACGAAAATTCAGAAAATGCTGAACGGTTTAACCGCTAATACAAAACCTGAATTTGGAATTATGACGCCGCAAAATATGCTGGAACATCTTGAAGATTTTATGCATTTTGCTATTGGGAAAACTGAAGCTCCATTTCGTGAGCAATCCGAAGAACAACTTGAAAAACTTCACGATTGGCTGTATAAAAATAAACCTATTTCGAGAGGTTTGAAATATGAAGAATTACCGGAAAATGAAAATGCACCGCTGAGATATAAAAATCTGGATGAAGCCAAACAAAAATTTATGGAAACGCTTACGGAATTTTTGATTTATTACAGAGAAAATCCGAAAGCAGAACACGCACATCCGTTATTCCATACCATAAATAAAGAAATGTGGGAGTTGTTTCACAGGAAGCATTTTACATATCATTTCGAACAGTTTAATTTAATCTAA
- a CDS encoding citrate synthase has translation MSDNKVVLNYDGNSYEYPIIDSTLGDRGIDISKLRDQTGLITLDLGYKNTGATISEITYLDGDQGELYYRGYPIEQIAEKSNFTEVMYLLLHGELPNKDQFGKFDAGIKKYNYVADEMKRLIDVFPRSAHPMGVLSSLTSALTAFNPKAVDVSSKEDLDHAAEMLIAKFSHLCAWTYRKKMGFPINHGDNSLNYVENFYKMCFRRPNEEFVMNPVVVDALDKLLMLHADHEQNCSTSTVRMVGSAHTGLFASVSAGISALWGPLHGGANQAVIEMLEMIEQDGGDVAKYVEKAKNKDDNFRLMGFGHRVYKNFDPRAKIIKKAADDILDALGIEDKALDIAMQLERVALEDEYFVSRKLYPNVDFYSGIIYRALGIPTEMFTVMFALGRLPGWISQWKEMRLKNDPIGRPRQVYQGAQKRDYVDMNAR, from the coding sequence ATGTCAGACAATAAAGTTGTATTGAATTACGACGGGAATTCTTATGAATATCCGATCATCGACAGCACGCTCGGCGACCGTGGAATCGATATTTCCAAACTCAGAGACCAAACCGGTTTAATCACACTCGATCTTGGTTACAAGAACACCGGAGCAACCATCAGCGAAATTACTTACCTCGACGGTGATCAGGGTGAGCTGTATTACAGAGGTTACCCAATCGAGCAGATTGCAGAAAAATCCAACTTCACCGAGGTGATGTATTTGCTGCTTCACGGTGAATTGCCGAACAAAGACCAATTTGGTAAATTCGATGCAGGAATAAAAAAATACAATTACGTTGCTGACGAAATGAAGCGACTCATCGACGTTTTCCCGCGTTCTGCGCATCCGATGGGAGTTCTTTCTTCACTCACTTCTGCTTTGACGGCGTTCAACCCGAAAGCGGTGGATGTTTCTTCCAAAGAAGATTTGGACCACGCTGCAGAAATGCTGATCGCAAAGTTCTCACACCTTTGCGCGTGGACATACAGAAAGAAAATGGGATTCCCAATTAACCACGGAGACAACTCCCTGAATTATGTGGAGAATTTCTATAAAATGTGCTTCCGTCGTCCAAACGAAGAATTTGTGATGAATCCTGTTGTAGTAGATGCTTTGGACAAATTATTGATGCTTCACGCAGACCACGAGCAAAACTGTTCCACTTCCACAGTAAGAATGGTTGGTTCTGCACACACAGGTTTGTTCGCTTCAGTTTCTGCAGGGATTTCTGCACTTTGGGGACCGCTTCACGGCGGAGCAAACCAGGCAGTAATCGAAATGCTCGAAATGATTGAGCAAGATGGCGGAGACGTTGCAAAATATGTAGAGAAAGCAAAAAATAAGGACGATAATTTCCGTTTGATGGGATTCGGACACCGCGTTTACAAGAACTTCGACCCACGTGCGAAAATCATCAAAAAAGCTGCAGACGATATTCTCGACGCACTCGGAATCGAGGATAAAGCACTCGATATCGCAATGCAGTTGGAGAGAGTGGCGCTGGAAGACGAATACTTCGTAAGCAGAAAACTCTATCCAAACGTGGATTTCTACTCAGGAATCATTTACCGCGCCTTAGGAATCCCAACAGAAATGTTCACCGTAATGTTCGCTTTGGGAAGATTACCGGGATGGATTTCACAATGGAAAGAAATGCGCCTGAAAAACGACCCAATCGGAAGACCAAGACAGGTTTACCAAGGCGCACAAAAACGCGACTATGTCGATATGAACGCGAGATAA
- the eno gene encoding phosphopyruvate hydratase, which yields MSYISYIEARQILDSRGNPTIEVDVFTESGAMGRAAVPSGASTGEHEAVELRDGGSEFLGKGVLKAVENVREVIAPELVGLPVYDQNFIDQIMIDLDGTHNKGNLGANAILGVSLATAKAAATELRMPLYKYVGGVNANTLPVPMMNVINGGSHSDAPIAFQEFMIMPVKADSFSHALRKGTEIFHNLKKILHDRGLSTAVGDEGGFAPTFTGTEDALDTLLKAIEKAGYKPGDDVMIALDCASSEFYKDGIYDYRKFQTPDAAQFSSSEQASYLEQLVNKYPIISIEDGMQENDWDGWKMLTDKIGDRVQLVGDDLFVTNVERLSRGIKEDIANSILVKVNQIGSLTETMDAVQMAQHNKYTAVMSHRSGETEDATIADLAVATNCGQIKTGSASRSDRMAKYNQLLRIEEALGETAIFPGLDAFKIKR from the coding sequence ATGAGTTACATTTCTTACATTGAAGCAAGACAGATTCTGGATTCCAGAGGAAACCCAACCATCGAAGTAGATGTATTTACCGAAAGCGGCGCAATGGGACGTGCTGCAGTTCCTTCAGGAGCTTCTACAGGAGAACACGAAGCAGTTGAACTTCGCGACGGCGGATCCGAATTTTTAGGAAAAGGTGTGCTGAAAGCTGTTGAAAATGTAAGAGAAGTCATCGCTCCCGAATTGGTTGGACTTCCTGTGTACGACCAAAACTTCATCGACCAGATTATGATCGATCTCGACGGGACGCACAACAAAGGAAATCTTGGAGCCAACGCAATCCTCGGTGTTTCATTGGCTACCGCAAAAGCTGCAGCTACCGAACTCAGAATGCCGCTGTACAAATATGTGGGTGGAGTAAACGCCAACACGCTTCCTGTTCCGATGATGAACGTGATTAACGGTGGTTCCCATTCAGATGCGCCGATCGCGTTTCAGGAATTTATGATTATGCCGGTAAAAGCAGATTCGTTTTCCCACGCTTTAAGAAAAGGAACGGAGATTTTCCATAACCTTAAGAAAATCCTTCATGACAGAGGATTGTCAACTGCAGTAGGTGATGAAGGAGGTTTTGCCCCAACTTTTACGGGAACCGAAGACGCACTCGATACTTTATTAAAAGCCATTGAAAAAGCTGGCTACAAACCGGGAGACGATGTGATGATCGCGCTCGACTGTGCTTCATCCGAATTCTATAAAGACGGAATCTACGATTACAGAAAATTCCAGACTCCGGATGCGGCGCAATTCAGCAGTTCTGAGCAGGCATCTTACCTTGAGCAGTTGGTGAATAAATATCCGATCATCTCCATTGAAGACGGAATGCAGGAAAACGATTGGGACGGTTGGAAAATGCTGACCGACAAAATCGGCGACAGAGTTCAGTTGGTGGGCGACGATTTGTTCGTGACCAATGTGGAGCGTTTGTCGAGAGGTATCAAAGAAGATATCGCCAACTCGATCCTTGTAAAAGTAAACCAGATCGGATCCCTCACCGAAACCATGGATGCGGTGCAGATGGCGCAACATAACAAATACACGGCGGTAATGTCGCACAGATCAGGAGAAACTGAAGATGCAACCATCGCAGATCTTGCTGTAGCAACCAATTGCGGACAGATCAAAACGGGTTCTGCTTCACGTTCCGACAGAATGGCGAAATACAACCAACTCCTCAGAATCGAGGAAGCGTTAGGCGAAACCGCAATCTTTCCGGGATTGGATGCCTTTAAAATTAAGAGATAA
- a CDS encoding DUF6624 domain-containing protein, giving the protein MKISFNIIFIFLIIINCTNLNYERQRVQEYFRIADAYLINDEKEKLADFTFKHLFPNIEYLDKNKKARVLNYMKISENDKYLSVANNYIKNNFSKINKCSLDSSSISYYNELTSCKTTPDYDSLRISFTEILYKDQYYRNLPDNFFTGTKKEIDSIMAVITNNDNQNRQDIKRALSKFGIKKIAENDCDCKLLETIWFVAQHSDSDLAFQKEILQMFSSPLPNIKPRYYTYLIDRIKINEGKKQIYGTQMQINSLTGKMETSPVENPQGLDQLRFNNDLLDLREYVNFINKPDKK; this is encoded by the coding sequence ATGAAGATATCATTTAATATTATATTTATTTTTCTTATCATAATTAATTGTACTAATTTAAACTATGAAAGACAGAGAGTGCAAGAATATTTTAGGATTGCGGATGCTTACCTGATAAATGATGAGAAGGAAAAGCTAGCCGACTTCACCTTTAAGCATCTATTTCCAAATATTGAATACCTTGACAAAAATAAGAAAGCAAGAGTATTAAACTATATGAAAATTTCTGAAAACGACAAGTATCTATCAGTTGCTAATAATTATATTAAAAATAACTTTTCTAAAATCAATAAATGTTCATTAGACTCATCATCGATATCCTATTATAATGAATTAACTTCCTGCAAAACAACTCCTGATTATGATAGTCTTCGCATTAGTTTTACGGAGATACTGTATAAAGATCAGTATTATAGGAATTTACCCGATAATTTTTTTACTGGAACAAAGAAAGAGATAGATAGTATAATGGCTGTGATAACAAATAATGATAATCAAAATAGGCAAGACATCAAACGAGCTTTGTCTAAATTTGGAATTAAGAAAATAGCAGAAAATGATTGTGATTGTAAGTTACTTGAAACCATTTGGTTTGTTGCGCAACATAGTGATTCTGATCTCGCTTTTCAAAAGGAAATTTTACAAATGTTTTCTTCTCCACTTCCTAACATAAAACCACGATATTATACATACCTTATAGACAGGATCAAAATTAATGAAGGAAAAAAGCAAATCTATGGAACACAGATGCAAATCAATTCATTAACAGGTAAAATGGAGACAAGTCCTGTTGAAAATCCTCAAGGTCTTGACCAACTACGATTTAATAACGACTTGCTTGATTTACGAGAGTATGTTAATTTTATTAATAAGCCGGATAAAAAATGA
- a CDS encoding ATP-grasp domain-containing protein yields the protein MAIFSQNDKQTRLDFRDYNFQRPNRFVPYKLPRNIEEKLRKMIIELKLITCSIDMIVTKNWEYYFLEINPVGQFGMVSRPCNYFLEKKVGKILTNTHHEKKA from the coding sequence ATGGCAATATTTTCTCAAAATGATAAACAGACAAGACTGGATTTCAGAGATTATAATTTTCAAAGACCTAATCGGTTTGTTCCTTACAAACTTCCAAGGAATATTGAAGAAAAATTAAGAAAAATGATTATAGAATTAAAATTAATTACATGTTCTATTGATATGATTGTGACTAAAAACTGGGAGTATTATTTTTTAGAAATAAATCCTGTAGGTCAGTTCGGAATGGTATCCCGTCCTTGTAATTATTTTTTAGAAAAAAAAGTTGGAAAAATATTAACAAATACCCACCATGAAAAAAAAGCTTAA
- a CDS encoding helix-turn-helix domain-containing protein: protein MEKIKLTEARKRKGFSQSHIAEQLCMDVSNYNRREKGQAKITAKEWQKLAEILEVPLEDIYESEESQIFIFNDQSSGNGNIVNNYNIPFSIWETQKKYIEKLEEELQQLRKR, encoded by the coding sequence ATGGAAAAAATAAAGCTCACCGAAGCACGCAAGCGAAAGGGGTTTTCCCAAAGCCACATCGCAGAACAGCTCTGTATGGATGTCTCCAACTATAATAGGCGAGAGAAGGGTCAGGCAAAAATTACCGCAAAAGAATGGCAGAAGCTGGCAGAAATTTTAGAAGTTCCATTAGAGGATATCTACGAATCTGAAGAATCCCAGATCTTTATCTTTAATGACCAGTCCTCCGGAAACGGCAATATTGTGAATAATTACAATATTCCCTTCTCAATTTGGGAGACCCAAAAGAAATATATTGAAAAACTGGAAGAAGAATTACAACAATTGAGAAAACGGTAA
- the rplQ gene encoding 50S ribosomal protein L17: MRHGKKFNHLGRTASHRKALLSNMACSLIEHKRINTTVAKAKALRVYVEPLLTKAKEDTTHNRRTVFSYLQSKEAVTELFRTVAPKIAERNGGYTRIIKTGFRPGDAADTAMIELVDFNELYNPNAEEKKATRRSRRTTAKKVEPVAEIPAKEKAKAEEPAAEAPKAEAADTAEEKTEE; encoded by the coding sequence ATGAGACACGGTAAAAAATTCAATCACTTAGGAAGAACAGCTTCCCACAGAAAGGCATTGCTTTCTAATATGGCTTGTTCTCTTATTGAGCATAAAAGAATCAACACTACTGTTGCCAAAGCAAAAGCTTTGAGAGTATATGTTGAGCCCCTTCTTACCAAAGCTAAAGAAGATACAACACACAACAGAAGAACGGTTTTCTCTTACCTGCAAAGCAAGGAGGCGGTTACTGAATTATTCAGAACAGTTGCCCCTAAAATTGCAGAAAGAAACGGTGGTTATACCAGAATCATCAAAACCGGATTCAGACCGGGAGACGCTGCAGATACTGCAATGATCGAACTTGTAGATTTCAACGAGCTCTACAACCCGAATGCTGAAGAGAAAAAAGCGACAAGAAGAAGCAGAAGAACCACAGCGAAAAAAGTAGAACCCGTTGCAGAAATCCCTGCAAAGGAAAAAGCAAAAGCTGAAGAACCGGCTGCAGAAGCTCCAAAAGCTGAAGCTGCTGACACTGCAGAAGAAAAAACTGAGGAATAA
- a CDS encoding DNA-directed RNA polymerase subunit alpha, with translation MAILTFIKPDKVILLNSDDFKGSFEFRPLEPGFGLTIGNALRRVLLSSLEGYAISSIKIEGVEHEFSTIPGVIEDVTEIILNLKQLRLKAKSENAAAEQVTAKVSGQTTVTAGDLGKSITGFDVLNPDLVICTLNKSVKFEMTFNIEKGRGYVPSEQNKSANAPIGTIAIDSIFTPIKKVQYTIENYRVEQKTDYEKLVLDIETDGSISPQNALTEASKILIYHFMLFSDERITLETEAVKASIQYDEETLHTRQLLKSKLTDMDLSVRALNCLKAAEVETLGELVSYTKSDLMKFRNFGKKSLTELEELVHAKGLNFGFDVAKYKLDADK, from the coding sequence ATGGCAATTTTAACATTTATTAAACCCGATAAGGTAATCCTTCTCAATTCCGACGACTTCAAAGGATCATTTGAATTCAGACCGTTAGAACCAGGATTCGGATTAACCATCGGTAATGCTTTGAGAAGAGTTTTGCTTTCTTCTCTTGAAGGATATGCTATCTCATCTATTAAAATAGAAGGCGTAGAGCACGAATTTTCAACAATTCCCGGTGTAATTGAAGACGTTACAGAAATCATTCTGAACCTGAAGCAATTGCGACTGAAAGCGAAATCCGAAAATGCTGCTGCAGAACAGGTAACCGCTAAAGTTTCCGGACAAACTACCGTTACAGCAGGTGACTTAGGAAAATCAATCACTGGTTTCGACGTACTGAACCCAGACTTGGTAATCTGCACCCTGAACAAAAGCGTGAAGTTTGAAATGACTTTCAACATCGAAAAAGGTAGAGGTTATGTTCCATCAGAACAAAACAAATCAGCAAACGCTCCGATCGGAACGATTGCAATCGACTCGATCTTCACCCCGATCAAGAAAGTTCAGTACACGATTGAAAATTACCGTGTAGAGCAAAAAACAGACTACGAAAAACTCGTTCTGGATATCGAGACCGACGGATCAATCTCTCCGCAGAATGCTTTAACTGAAGCTTCAAAGATTTTGATCTACCACTTCATGCTGTTCTCCGACGAGAGAATCACTCTTGAGACCGAGGCAGTGAAGGCGTCCATCCAATACGACGAGGAAACGTTGCACACAAGACAACTCCTGAAGTCTAAATTGACAGACATGGATCTTTCCGTAAGAGCTTTGAACTGTTTGAAGGCGGCAGAAGTAGAAACTTTGGGCGAGCTGGTTTCCTACACTAAGTCTGATTTGATGAAATTCAGAAATTTCGGTAAAAAATCTTTAACAGAATTAGAAGAATTAGTGCATGCAAAAGGTCTGAACTTCGGTTTCGACGTTGCGAAATATAAATTAGACGCTGATAAATAA
- the rpsD gene encoding 30S ribosomal protein S4: MARYIGPKTKIARKFGAAIYGDDKNFEKRKNQPPGQHGPNKRRGAKKSEYAIQLTEKQKAKYTYGILERQFANLYEKAQRAKGVTGEVLLQLCESRLDNVVYRLGFSKTRAGARQLVSHRHVTVNGELVNIPSYLLKAGDVVAIREKSKSLEVIADALASKSNYEWLQFNDEKKEGTFVSAPERIQIPEDIKEQLIVELYSK, encoded by the coding sequence ATGGCAAGATATATTGGACCAAAAACTAAGATTGCAAGAAAATTTGGTGCTGCAATCTACGGAGACGACAAAAATTTCGAGAAAAGAAAAAACCAACCACCGGGACAACACGGACCGAATAAAAGAAGAGGTGCAAAAAAATCCGAGTACGCGATCCAGCTTACAGAAAAGCAGAAAGCAAAATATACCTACGGTATCTTGGAAAGACAGTTTGCTAACCTTTACGAAAAAGCGCAGAGAGCAAAAGGCGTTACTGGTGAAGTACTTTTACAGCTATGTGAATCGAGATTAGACAACGTGGTGTACAGATTAGGGTTTTCTAAAACCAGAGCAGGTGCACGTCAGTTGGTTTCTCACAGGCACGTAACAGTAAATGGCGAGCTCGTAAACATTCCTTCATATTTGTTGAAAGCTGGTGATGTAGTGGCAATCAGAGAGAAATCTAAATCTCTTGAGGTAATTGCTGACGCACTCGCTTCCAAATCAAATTATGAGTGGTTACAGTTCAACGACGAGAAGAAAGAAGGTACTTTCGTATCAGCTCCGGAAAGAATCCAAATCCCGGAAGATATCAAAGAACAGCTGATCGTCGAACTTTACTCTAAATAA
- the rpsK gene encoding 30S ribosomal protein S11 yields MAKQTKVVKKRKVKVEAIGEAHIQASFNNIIISLTNKNGEVISWASAGKMGFRGSKKNTPFAAQMAAENCSQVAHDAGLRRVKVFVKGPGAGRESAIRTIHNSGIEVSEIVDVTPMPHNGCRPPKRRRV; encoded by the coding sequence ATGGCAAAACAAACTAAAGTTGTTAAGAAAAGAAAAGTAAAAGTTGAAGCGATCGGTGAAGCACATATCCAGGCATCATTCAACAACATTATTATTTCTTTAACGAATAAAAACGGAGAAGTAATCTCTTGGGCATCTGCCGGAAAAATGGGATTCAGAGGTTCTAAAAAGAATACTCCATTCGCAGCTCAGATGGCTGCAGAAAATTGCTCGCAGGTTGCACACGATGCAGGACTGAGAAGAGTAAAGGTGTTTGTGAAAGGTCCGGGTGCAGGTAGAGAATCTGCAATCAGAACCATCCACAATTCAGGAATTGAAGTAAGTGAAATCGTTGACGTGACTCCAATGCCGCACAACGGATGCAGACCACCAAAAAGAAGAAGAGTATAA
- the rpsM gene encoding 30S ribosomal protein S13, with the protein MARISGIDLPKNKRGVIGLTYIYGIGRSTAAEILKNAGISEDKKVYEWNDDELAAIRNYITDNVKVEGELRSEVQLNIKRLMDIGCQRGIRHRLGLPLRGQRTKNNSRTRKGKRKTVANKKKASK; encoded by the coding sequence ATGGCGAGAATTTCAGGTATTGATTTACCAAAAAACAAAAGAGGCGTAATCGGGCTTACTTACATCTACGGAATCGGAAGAAGTACCGCTGCTGAAATTTTGAAGAACGCTGGAATCAGCGAAGACAAGAAAGTCTACGAATGGAATGACGATGAATTGGCTGCAATCAGAAACTACATCACCGACAACGTGAAAGTTGAGGGTGAGCTTCGTTCTGAAGTGCAATTGAACATCAAGCGATTGATGGACATAGGATGCCAACGAGGAATACGTCACAGACTGGGATTACCTTTAAGAGGCCAAAGAACTAAAAACAATTCTAGAACCCGTAAAGGAAAGAGAAAAACTGTTGCTAACAAGAAAAAAGCAAGTAAATAA
- the rpmJ gene encoding 50S ribosomal protein L36: protein MKVRASIKKRSADCKIVRRKGVLFVINKKNPKFKQRQG, encoded by the coding sequence ATGAAAGTTAGAGCATCTATCAAAAAAAGAAGTGCTGATTGCAAAATCGTTCGCCGCAAAGGCGTTCTGTTTGTGATCAACAAGAAGAACCCAAAATTTAAACAAAGACAAGGCTAA
- the infA gene encoding translation initiation factor IF-1 — protein MAKQKHIEQDGVIVEALSNAMFRVELENGHVLIAHISGKMRMHYIKLLPGDKVKLELSPYDLSKGRITFRY, from the coding sequence ATGGCAAAACAAAAACATATCGAACAGGATGGCGTGATCGTGGAAGCACTTTCTAACGCCATGTTTCGTGTTGAGTTGGAAAACGGACACGTCCTCATCGCTCACATTTCGGGTAAGATGAGAATGCATTACATCAAACTTTTACCCGGAGACAAGGTAAAATTGGAACTGTCTCCCTATGATTTATCTAAAGGGAGAATTACTTTCAGGTATTAA